One genomic segment of Centropristis striata isolate RG_2023a ecotype Rhode Island chromosome 13, C.striata_1.0, whole genome shotgun sequence includes these proteins:
- the pvalb8 gene encoding parvalbumin 8, protein MSLSSILSADAIDSAIKDCQAPDSFCPKKFFQLCGLNKKSGPDVKKVFGILDNDGSGFIEEDELKYFLQRFSPGARVLTDKETKGFLSAADDDSDGRIGADEFQAMVMS, encoded by the exons ATGTCGCTCTCATCTATCCTTTCCGCTGATGCCATCGACAGTGCTATCAAGGACTGCCAAG CACCAGACAGCTTCTGCCCCAAGAAGTTTTTCCAGCTGTGTGGCCTCAACAAGAAGAGCGGCCCAGATGTGAAGAAGGTTTTCGGGATCCTGGACAATGACGGCAGTGGTTTTATTGAGGAGGATGAGCTcaa GTATTTCCTCCAGAGGTTTTCCCCCGGGGCTCGGGTTCTGACAGACAAGGAGACCAAGGGCTTCCTGAGTGCTGCTGATGACGACAGTGACGGTCGGATTGGAGCAGACG AGTTCCAGGCCATGGTCATGTCCTAA